TATTCCAGCAATCTGTTCCGTGTGTTTGGTTGTTCCCAAGGAAGCACAGAAGCAACGACTTTGGAAGCCAGCAAAAATCCCATGAGGTATGTCTGAGAATGTATATGAAGAAACTGAAGGTGTATGCGTTCAATAGTGAAATAAGAAGGATCAGTCTGTATGTTGTTTTACATCAAACTCAATATTGCTAGACCAAGAAATCCTTTGATGTGATGACAATGTATGATGCATTCCCAGGAAGCAAGTCCAAACACCATCAAGGCCTGCTAGATCTCTGGGCAATCTATCTCGTGGTTTCAGGCGAGGTTTGTGTTTGCTCTAATATGACTTTTATCAGTGTTCAAAGTCTAATAACTCCAGCTGGTTGTAGGCAGATAGTGTCAGTGGTGTTATTATATTGTGTTTTATTCTTCATAATATTGGTATAATATGAATAGTGTTGgtgatcatatattcatatctaTTTTTACAACAGACCCACTACCTCAAAATGTTTTACGTTATTTTTCgctccaaagaaaaaaagaagtcaatTGGGTTTCGCTCATTTTTGTCTTCTAATTTTACTAAGTGAGCTTATTATTATTGATTTCATCATTTCACTAGCTCCTTTTTAATAGGGGCTCTTTTAGTTTGTGAACACTGATGATATTGGATTATCTTAatgttcctttttcttttccttttgtaatGGTTTAAGGTGCGGATAACTCTGGAGTTGATTCAAATGGGAATGCTTATGATTTCTCAACGAAGCTGCTACATCTGGCATGGCATCCAACTGAAAACTCACTTGCGTGTGCTGCCTCAAACAGCCTTTATATGTATTATGCATAAGTTGATTCGGGACggaattctttttttcttggaaaaGCTCAGATCATCGCCTCTATGGAAGATCATTGCCCTGCTTCCTCAGCAAGTGAGGTGGGAGTTGTGCAATTATCAGACTCCCATTAGAATTCTAGCTACAGGCGAACATTTACAACCTGGAGGTGCCGTTCCTTGAAGTATGCGTATGTATTGTCTGTCCTCGACCATTGTGCATGAGAGTTTGTTACCATTAAAATTTTAGCTCATTTTAACAATGAGGTTCGATGTTGCTCTTGTTGAATTATCTAGGAAGGCCTCGGCGTTTGTACCAGGCTGGCAGGGTCTTACTGATTATATTCTTTCATTAAGAAGATGCAATCCTTTATATTATTTTGGTTAGGTAAAAAAACGACGCCGTCTTAGCTCCCCAACAATTGGAACAAAAGCTTCTAATTAGTGATGCTTCGCCGCTGCGGGGTTGAAAGCCTGAATGTGGGAGGGGAAACTGTTTGATGCATCAATTCACATTGATACTTAGGGCTTCAAATGTGTACAATTTCGACTTAAAATTCAATTCTTGTGATACTTAAACATGATTATTGTTATTTCTAACCATTCTTTCTCCTCTTGAAAAgcgttttttttgtctttataaACACGGGATATATGAAAAAACCAAAGAGATATACAAGTTGAAAAGAGAGATACAAGTTGATTGTCAAGTGAGAAATATGTCGGAGTAATTATATTGGAACGCTTTCAAATATTCATATTGGAACGCTTTCAAATATTGAGTGGTGATTAGAATGTcctattttgttttccttttaccctgtttttatggttgattctTTTAAACCATTATGGATTCAAACAGCATTTGTAatctacaataaaaaaaatcctaagCTCATCTTTAAAGTAGCCAAGATATCAAATACAATATATCCATGTCTCTTTCAATAAACTAACATAAAATGATTATTCCCATGTTAAGTTTTCCAACAAAAcagataaattaattaattattaataacCAATATTATTACTGGTGAGAGCTAATAATCAAAGCCGATAAGCTATTGTGCATCTCGTGCTTCGTCATTATCttcccatttttgtttttctctgcGTGCGCATATAGTATCGTGtttgttatttttctctctccctcgTATCGCAGAacgaaaaggagagaaaattaACTGGGAGAGTGCGAAAATCTCATCGGTGTTTCAATCTGAGATTGTCTTTTTGTGTTAAATCTCGTTGATTTGTGTTTCTCCGGAGGAATAGAGAAGTgtagagagtgtgtgtgtgtgtgtgtatgtctGCCTGTAAGAGAAATATTTGTGTTTATAGTTATGATGGATGATAGTGAAGAGATTGCATTTTCTAAGGAGATTGCATCGAATTCATGATGTTATCGTTGTGAATCTGGCTATCTGATCAATCGGTGTATTACTTTCATTGTGAATTCGGTCAAACAAGATTTGTCGAGAATGAACAGCGGAAACGGTGGTGAAGGAGCTGCGGCGAGTACTGCTGGAGAGCCGGAGCATCTGGAGTGGAAATTCTCTCAGGTTTTTGGCGAACGGACTGCCGGGGAGGAAGTGCAGGAAGGTGCGACCTTCGACTCCAtgtcatattttttttcttaatcctTGTTAGGTTTGATTTTAGTATTCTGTCTTTTGCTTTACTGGTTACGAAATTGTGgtatttattttaaatgttgCCGCAAGTATAGGTTCGGCTGTGGCGAAtttatttcaattaaaattttGTGTACCGAGTGGATCGCCATCCTCAGGTTGAATTGGTACGAGATATAGTGCCATAATCATAggagttattttgtttttgagagTATCATACATGTTCACCTTGTGGATTTAGGAGCATGATGCAAGGCCACGCACTGCATGTTGTTTGATCAATTTTGGACAATGCAATAAGCCACATTGAATTTACTACAGCACAATTATCAAATGACTCAAGCTGAGACTTGCTCCAGTTGCAGTTGCATTTCTGAGTCAGTTTTTTTCCTCACTAGTTGAGGATTAAGTACCAGGATTTGAGAACTAGTTTGCTTATAGTATGACATTTCAGTTTGACGCTGTGCGCTGTGGTTTCTAGTTCAGGAAGGAGCAGTTTTTGCATACCCTTTCTCCTCCCCAAGCGGAAGTTAGGAACtgaataaacaaattaattttggATATATATAACCGCCTAAGGCTCTTTTGATTTACTAGTTTGCTGATGTTATGAAAATTGTCTCACTTGTTGAGGCTAATTTAACGCTTTTACATTTTTCCCTGGCTCACATTGTGACCTGGCTGTTCTGTTTGCAGTTGATATTATTTCCGCCATTGAATTTGATAGAACTGGGGATCACCTTGCCACCGGAGATCGCGGAGGTCGGGTTGTTTTATTTGAAAGAACAGATACGAGAGATGTATGTTATGTCACTATTTGGTTGTACATTTTAGTCAGCGTTTTCTTTTATGTGTTTTTGTATACCATGCTGCTATAATAATACATGTGGATTGTGTGAACTTACAATCAGCAGCATGGTGGAAGTCGAAGAGATCTAGAGATGATGGACTACCCAATTATTAGGCATCCAGAGTTCTGCTATAAAACAGAGTTTCAAAGCCATGAGCCTGAAGtattaattttttgttcattttcctccttttttaaaaaatttctgaGCTTATTGGGTGAattcttaatttggtattttgtAAGTGACTATCTTTTCCTTTTATCTCTTATGCAGTTTGATTATCTTAAGAGCTTGGAAATTGAGgagaaaatcaataaaattagatGGTGTCAGCCAGCCAATGGCGCCCTATTTCTTCTTTCGACTAATGACAAAACCATCAAATTTTGGAAGGTATAGGCTGCgtaattaagttttttttttttttaaggaattaGCAATCAGTTTCTAGTTGGACGCTAAAGTTATAATGTGTGTCATATTTtgtatgatattttttttggatggAGGAACAGTCTCTGGATGATACTGTGGCGTTAAACTTTCTTGATCAAGTCATTTTATTCCTGGAATGCATTGTTGCTTGTTCCAAATTTTATTTACTGGCAGCAGAAGGCAATTGCTTTCATTGGTCACTTTTCAGAGCTCCGTTGGAGGACAACTGGGTCACAATGTGATGGCTTGTAAAATGTTAAGATTATTTTTCAGTGGAAAACGTTTTGGCTTATTAAAAAGTAAATGTGTTGGATACGCTGTTTGGGTTGCTATGGGatgatttgggttttctttacATTAAGCAGTTAAAACTTTTTGCATCCCTCTATAGCAATATTGATGCTTGAGGTTTTAGTTTCCATTGAATATATTTTCAATCATTGCCAGAATGTTCTTACGGAGGGTCTAGAAAAAAGCAGCCAATAAAGTTTGAATTACCCAAGTCAAGGAAATATCCTTTGTGTAAAATTTGACTTGGGAAGTTCTAGACTGTAGTGACCTTGGCATATGCTCAGCAGTGAAGGAGTGGGGTAAAGGGGGATTGCCCTTCATGCTAAAAATATGAGGAGGGTTGGGgtgaaatctctttttctgtTTAGCTTGGAGTTTTTCACATGAAGTTCAGAAAGcatttttgaatattttcagAAGGGTGAAGATAGTTGTGGTATAGTTATACCTCCTAGTCAACCAAATTAGAATTGTGAGGCCACCTGTAGTGGTGATGGTTATGTGATCTAATAAAAATCATAGCCCTTTTGAGATCCTTATAGTGCTGTGGCTGTGTGGCATGAAGGTTGGTACAGGTGGTAAGATTAATTCAAGGAAGTCTAAAATAGgccacttattttatttttctctttttttttctagaaaagaaaaattaggagTGGCTCTAAAAAATGCTTCGTTTCTAATGCATTGACTTTTGATGCTGGAAAggttcaagaaaagaaggttAAGAAAGTATGTGACATGAACATGGACCCTGTGAAAGCCGTGGGAAATGTTCCTATTGTTGGGTCAAGTACATCAACCTGCTTGAAACCTTGTATTGCGAATGGAAAGTGTACAGAGAAACTTGTTGGTCATTCAAGCTGTGATTTTGAGTTTCCATCAGGGGGTATCCCTTCTTTGCGTATGCCGACGGTAGTTGTACCCGATCTCTTATTTATATTGTCTTGGAGTATTCATAATATGATAATTGAAATAGTTATTTCTTGCATTATTGATTAgcacaattttttaatttaggtGACTAGTCATGAGATGAGCCTTGTGGCTAGGTGTCGAAGAATATATGCCCATGCGCATGACTATCACATTAATTCCATTTCTAATAACAGGTACACTGAAGTTCATTTTGTGAATTTCTTTTTGGATGGGATTTGAGTTGTATTACTATGTATTTGTTCTTGGCATTACCCTGGTAATTTtagtaatataatttttttctaagGATTTTAGTTATCTATTGGTGCATTatcagtgaaaaacttgtattttTCCTGGAACCTTCtgggtgtttttaaaaaaaatcattttccatttgataaaagggaaaaaaaattggacaGTGAAGAACTTAACTTTGTGCTAACAAATTTATTGCATTCACTGATGGCTTGTTATTTTTGTCTTCATTGTTTTGTAGTGACGGAGAGACTTTTATATCAGCTGATGATTTACGAATAAATCTTTGGAACTTGGAAATTAGCAGTCAGAGTTTTAATATTGTTGACGTGAAGCCCGCAAACATGGAAGATCTGACTGGTGCGAGTCTAATTCTCCAAATGGAATTTATAGTGCTATAATAGAGTTATGCCTAGTAGTTGTTGAAGGGTTTTACATTGGTGAGGATTGCAATTAAGATGATTAAGCAGTGTTACGCACGACTTCTCGGTTTGCTTGGTATAGCATATATTGCTTGAATGTCCCTCTCCTAGTGTTTTTTTGGGCACCTCTCCTTTGCATAGTGTTGACTGATTGAATTGTGATAGTTGCTCTAATTTCctcttgttttatttgtttaatagGCCATCCTATATATCCATTAGCATTGTACCTTTATTGACATGCTTAAATTCATACTTGCAGAGGTGATAACTTCGGCAGAATTTCACCCTACCCACTGTAACATGTTAGCATATAGTAGTTCGAAGGGCTCTATCCGTCTGATTGATATGCGACAGTCGGCTCTATGTGATAGTCATAGCAAATTGTAGGTGATTTatggttttctttttggcaCCCTGCTTGGCCTTTTGTTCAATACACATGCCATTCACTAGCTTTGTCatatgtttctttcttttctactCCTATTGGTGATACTCCAACAAACAATTTATTAAACCTTTTGATGGCTTAGGTTTGAGCAGCCAGAGATGCCTGGCACAAGGTCCTTTTTCACAGAAATAATTGCGTCAATCTCGGATCTAAAGTTTGCTAAGGATGGAAGGCATATACTTAGCCGTGACTACATGACTCTCAAGGTTGACTTGTTCGACATATAGTTTTGATATTCTGTTTGATTTGTCAAAAGAGACTTgaaaatttatatttgatttttatttatctaGTTGCTCCATTTTAGGTACGAAAATACTGAGTGCTTTATGATTTTTCCAACGTAGGTGGTAGGCCTAGTTTATGGAGTGGGTGATGATTGTGTGTTTAGATGATAAAACCAGATAATATAATCTTGTAgagtattttgattttgccCTGAGGAGTTTATTTGATGTTCCTTtctattttttgcttttgttttctgAAATATTTTGTGTGTACGGTTGACAGTTGTGGGATATAAATATGGATTCTGGCCCAGTTGCAAGTTTTCAGGTTCATGAATACTTGAGACCTAAGGTAATTTATTCTTCCAACTGGCTCTTGTTAACATTAGGTATGCTTAATGGAGCTGATTTATTATACATCTAATGCTAATAAATTGATCTTGTGCAGCTCTGTGATTTATATGAGAATGATTCTATCTTTGACAAGTTTGAGTGTTGTCTTAGTGGAGATGGACTTCGAGTGGCAACTGGTTCCTACAGGTTGCTCGCCTTTATTATGTATTTTTACTATTGTCAGAATTAGAAGGTTCCTAAGTCTTACGTTTGGTATTATACTTTTCTGTGGCTCCAGCAATGTGTTCCGTGTGTTTGGTTGTTCTGAAGGAAGCACAGAAGCAACGTCGTTGGAAGCCAGCAAAAATCCCATGAGGTATGTCGGAGAATGCCATGAAGAGACTGTGTGACATTATGTGTTCGATGACTTAATGTGAATCTGCCTTCATGTATCAAACTGAATATTGCTATGTCGAAGTACTTAGAAACCTTTTCATGGGATGACAATGTGTCTCGTGTGTTTCCAGGAGGCAAGTCCAAACACCATC
This genomic window from Tripterygium wilfordii isolate XIE 37 chromosome 9, ASM1340144v1, whole genome shotgun sequence contains:
- the LOC120006308 gene encoding serine/threonine protein phosphatase 2A 55 kDa regulatory subunit B beta isoform-like isoform X6; the protein is MNSGNGGEGAAASTAGEPEHLEWKFSQVFGERTAGEEVQEVDIISAIEFDRTGDHLATGDRGGRVVLFERTDTRDQHGGSRRDLEMMDYPIIRHPEFCYKTEFQSHEPEFDYLKSLEIEEKINKIRWCQPANGALFLLSTNDKTIKFWKVTSHEMSLVARCRRIYAHAHDYHINSISNNSDGETFISADDLRINLWNLEISSQSFNIVDVKPANMEDLTEVITSAEFHPTHCNMLAYSSSKGSIRLIDMRQSALCDSHSKLFEQPEMPGTRSFFTEIIASISDLKFAKDGRHILSRDYMTLKLWDINMDSGPVASFQVHEYLRPKLCDLYENDSIFDKFECCLSGDGLRVATGSYSNVFRVFGCSEGSTEATSLEASKNPMRRQVQTPSRPRSLGNLSRGFRRGADDCGGDSNGNAFDFSTKLLHLAWHPSENALACAASNSLYMYYA
- the LOC120006308 gene encoding serine/threonine protein phosphatase 2A 55 kDa regulatory subunit B beta isoform-like isoform X5; this encodes MNSGNGGEGAAASTAGEPEHLEWKFSQVFGERTAGEEVQEVDIISAIEFDRTGDHLATGDRGGRVVLFERTDTRDQHGGSRRDLEMMDYPIIRHPEFCYKTEFQSHEPEFDYLKSLEIEEKINKIRWCQPANGALFLLSTNDKTIKFWKVQEKKVKKVCDMNMDPVKAVGNVPIVGSSTSTCLKPCIANGKCTEKLVGHSSCDFEFPSGGIPSLRMPTVVTSHEMSLVARCRRIYAHAHDYHINSISNNSDGETFISADDLRINLWNLEISSQSFNIVDVKPANMEDLTEVITSAEFHPTHCNMLAYSSSKGSIRLIDMRQSALCDSHSKLFEQPEMPGTRSFFTEIIASISDLKFAKDGRHILSRDYMTLKLWDINMDSGPVASFQVHEYLRPKLCDLYENDSIFDKFECCLSGDGLRVATGSYSNVFRVFGCSEGSTEATSLEASKNPMRRQVQTPSRPRSLGNLSRGFRRDDCGGDSNGNAFDFSTKLLHLAWHPSENALACAASNSLYMYYA
- the LOC120006308 gene encoding serine/threonine protein phosphatase 2A 55 kDa regulatory subunit B beta isoform-like isoform X1, which translates into the protein MNSGNGGEGAAASTAGEPEHLEWKFSQVFGERTAGEEVQEVDIISAIEFDRTGDHLATGDRGGRVVLFERTDTRDQHGGSRRDLEMMDYPIIRHPEFCYKTEFQSHEPEFDYLKSLEIEEKINKIRWCQPANGALFLLSTNDKTIKFWKVQEKKVKKVCDMNMDPVKAVGNVPIVGSSTSTCLKPCIANGKCTEKLVGHSSCDFEFPSGGIPSLRMPTVVTSHEMSLVARCRRIYAHAHDYHINSISNNSDGETFISADDLRINLWNLEISSQSFNIVDVKPANMEDLTEVITSAEFHPTHCNMLAYSSSKGSIRLIDMRQSALCDSHSKLFEQPEMPGTRSFFTEIIASISDLKFAKDGRHILSRDYMTLKLWDINMDSGPVASFQVHEYLRPKLCDLYENDSIFDKFECCLSGDGLRVATGSYSNVFRVFGCSEGSTEATSLEASKNPMRRQVQTPSRPRSLGNLSRGFRRGADDCGGDSNGNAFDFSTKLLHLAWHPSENALACAASNSLYMYYA
- the LOC120006308 gene encoding serine/threonine protein phosphatase 2A 55 kDa regulatory subunit B beta isoform-like isoform X3, with amino-acid sequence MNSGNGGEGAAASTAGEPEHLEWKFSQVFGERTAGEEVQEVDIISAIEFDRTGDHLATGDRGGRVVLFERTDTRDQHGGSRRDLEMMDYPIIRHPEFCYKTEFQSHEPEFDYLKSLEIEEKINKIRWCQPANGALFLLSTNDKTIKFWKVQEKKVKKVCDMNMDPVKAVGNVPIVGSSTSTCLKPCIANGKCTEKLVGHSSCDFEFPSGGIPSLRMPTVTSHEMSLVARCRRIYAHAHDYHINSISNNSDGETFISADDLRINLWNLEISSQSFNIVDVKPANMEDLTEVITSAEFHPTHCNMLAYSSSKGSIRLIDMRQSALCDSHSKLFEQPEMPGTRSFFTEIIASISDLKFAKDGRHILSRDYMTLKLWDINMDSGPVASFQVHEYLRPKLCDLYENDSIFDKFECCLSGDGLRVATGSYSNVFRVFGCSEGSTEATSLEASKNPMRRQVQTPSRPRSLGNLSRGFRRGADDCGGDSNGNAFDFSTKLLHLAWHPSENALACAASNSLYMYYA
- the LOC120006308 gene encoding serine/threonine protein phosphatase 2A 55 kDa regulatory subunit B beta isoform-like isoform X2 produces the protein MNSGNGGEGAAASTAGEPEHLEWKFSQVFGERTAGEEVQEVDIISAIEFDRTGDHLATGDRGGRVVLFERTDTRDHGGSRRDLEMMDYPIIRHPEFCYKTEFQSHEPEFDYLKSLEIEEKINKIRWCQPANGALFLLSTNDKTIKFWKVQEKKVKKVCDMNMDPVKAVGNVPIVGSSTSTCLKPCIANGKCTEKLVGHSSCDFEFPSGGIPSLRMPTVVTSHEMSLVARCRRIYAHAHDYHINSISNNSDGETFISADDLRINLWNLEISSQSFNIVDVKPANMEDLTEVITSAEFHPTHCNMLAYSSSKGSIRLIDMRQSALCDSHSKLFEQPEMPGTRSFFTEIIASISDLKFAKDGRHILSRDYMTLKLWDINMDSGPVASFQVHEYLRPKLCDLYENDSIFDKFECCLSGDGLRVATGSYSNVFRVFGCSEGSTEATSLEASKNPMRRQVQTPSRPRSLGNLSRGFRRGADDCGGDSNGNAFDFSTKLLHLAWHPSENALACAASNSLYMYYA
- the LOC120006308 gene encoding serine/threonine protein phosphatase 2A 55 kDa regulatory subunit B beta isoform-like isoform X4, whose product is MNSGNGGEGAAASTAGEPEHLEWKFSQVFGERTAGEEVQEVDIISAIEFDRTGDHLATGDRGGRVVLFERTDTRDHGGSRRDLEMMDYPIIRHPEFCYKTEFQSHEPEFDYLKSLEIEEKINKIRWCQPANGALFLLSTNDKTIKFWKVQEKKVKKVCDMNMDPVKAVGNVPIVGSSTSTCLKPCIANGKCTEKLVGHSSCDFEFPSGGIPSLRMPTVTSHEMSLVARCRRIYAHAHDYHINSISNNSDGETFISADDLRINLWNLEISSQSFNIVDVKPANMEDLTEVITSAEFHPTHCNMLAYSSSKGSIRLIDMRQSALCDSHSKLFEQPEMPGTRSFFTEIIASISDLKFAKDGRHILSRDYMTLKLWDINMDSGPVASFQVHEYLRPKLCDLYENDSIFDKFECCLSGDGLRVATGSYSNVFRVFGCSEGSTEATSLEASKNPMRRQVQTPSRPRSLGNLSRGFRRGADDCGGDSNGNAFDFSTKLLHLAWHPSENALACAASNSLYMYYA